A section of the Humulus lupulus chromosome 2, drHumLupu1.1, whole genome shotgun sequence genome encodes:
- the LOC133814636 gene encoding uncharacterized mitochondrial protein AtMg00810-like: MVLIYIDDIIVTGSNSGKLQKFTSRLNDMFALKDLGPLHYFLGIEVHRDETGLYLNQGKYIKELLTRTGMLHLKPCSTPMTADKALSKTDGELLENPTSYRSIIGGLQYLTHTRLDLSFAVKKLSRYLQAPTTAHWSAAKRILRYLKGTIHSGLHIKYSDQLDITGYSDADWACCPDDRKSVAGYCVYLGDTLVSWSSKKQPVVSRSNTESKYRALANVVAEIVWIQSLLKEFAFSLQRTPISWCDNMGASALAANPIYHARTKHIEMDVHLVRDKVLKKELEITYIPSHDQIADCLTKSLTHHRFHFLSDKLGVVETPLSLRRGDRKMN; the protein is encoded by the coding sequence ATGGTGCTCATATACATAGATGACATAATTGTCACTGGCAGCAACTCTGGGAAATTGCAGAAATTCACCTCAAGACTAAATGACATGTTTGCCTTGAAAGACCTCGGTCCCCTTCATTACTTTCTAGGAATCGAGGTCCATAGAGATGAAACAGGTCTATATTTGAATCAAGGAAAATACATAAAAGAACTCCTCACTCGAACTGGAATGCTACACTTAAAACCATGTTCAACACCAATGACAGCTGACAAGGCATTGTCAAAGACAGATGGAGAGCTCCTGGAAAACCCCACATCATATAGAAGCATCATTGGTGGACTTCAATACCTCACTCACACCAGGCTAGACTTATCTTTTGCAGTAAAAAAATTAAGTCGATATCTACAAGCTCCTACAACAGCTCACTGGAGTGCGGCAAAAAGGATATTGCGATACCTGAAAGGTACCATACATTCTGGTCTGCATATCAAGTACTCAGACCAACTTGATATAACTGGATATTCGGATGCGGATTGGGCGTGTTGCCCGGATGATAGAAAAAGTGTAGCTGGATACTGTGTCTATTTGGGGGATACCTTGGTGTCGTGGTCATCTAAAAAGCAACCGGTTGTGTCACGGTCCAATACCGAATCAAAGTATAGAGCATTGGCTAATGTGGTTGCTGAGATTGTGTGGATCCAGTCATTGCTAAAAGAATTTGCTTTTTCATTGCAGAGGACTCCTATAAGTTGGTGTGATAACATGGGGGCTAGTGCACTTGCTGCAAACCCCATCTATCATGCTAGAACTAAGCATATCGAGATGGATGTACACTTAGTGAGAGACAAAGTTTTGAAGAAGGAGTTAGAGATCACATATATACCATCCCACGATCAAATTGCAGATTGTCTAACAAAGAGTCTCACTCATCATCGGTTTCATTTTCTCAGTGACAAACTTGGTGTGGTTGAAACCCCACTTAGTTTGAGAAGGGGTGATAGgaaaatgaattaa